The Falco cherrug isolate bFalChe1 chromosome 15, bFalChe1.pri, whole genome shotgun sequence genome includes a region encoding these proteins:
- the UTP14A gene encoding U3 small nucleolar RNA-associated protein 14 homolog A isoform X1 — protein sequence MAEEDWLGVEAAPSASEGEDEGQEDGERRHRRLLEAVSSLSGRKRRKLAERTEASVQVSEFNVSCKGAGEKLVLSELLQPIRPKSALSSVKNELTRVKQKKAVELPLSKEEAKRVVREAAYVRTSKDVGKWQQVVLQNRRAEQLVFPLKQEIATVVPLEQAASAWKARTPLEQEIFGLLHKTQQPITDPLLTPEETASLQAMSLEEARQRRAELQKARVIQSYYEAKARREKKIKSKKYHRVLKKSKRRKALKEFELLHKLDPEAALAKLEELEQLRMQERMSLKHQNKGKWARSRAIMAKYDLEARKAMQEQLAKNKELMQKVRVELPEEEPGDVPEEDLTSVAVPTVPAGAGRTNPWMLGKPSGPAEEPEVQEGLGDFAVPGAAESKEEMEEEDEEVSEEEALLQDFAQKRHVRQQRAGSPEGQGADETDAVSELRRDSPVHPVCAEDQTSVRIEQPSQAQAEILLLEQLGRVQTMEDAEALASEEHVEELEKLGAAGAEEQVQQQEEGRAEERRVKKPPAKKKIISLQAVLSGKSQEVQCPSLPVVMEEEEGGIDQRGVIAEAFAGDDVVADFRQEKHKAEQAAKPQPVNLVLPGWGEWGGTGLKPSTKKRKRFLLKPPPAPPRKDQHLPHVIMSERRNIHVAAHQVSELPFPFERHQQFEQSIRTPVGPTWNTQRAFQKLTTPRVITRAGHIIQPISAEDVPDMATEAGSGAKPALEIAPKQPEQPFRHPRRRAQ from the exons ATGGCGGAGGAGGACTGGCTGGGAGTGGAGGCGGCCCCGAGCGCTAGCGAAGGCGAGGATGAG gGGCAGGAGGACGGCGAGCGGCGGCACCGGCGGCTCCTGGAAGCGGTCAGCTCCCTCTCCGGACGGAAGCG GCGGAAGCTGGCTGAGCGTACAGAGGCAAGCGTGCAGGTGTCAGAGTTCAATGTCAGCTGCAAAG GTGCTGGGGAGAAGCTGGTTCTGtctgagctcctgcagcctATCCGTCCTAAATCCGCCCTGAGCAGCGTGAAGAACGAACTGACCAGAGTGAAGCAGAAAAAGGCAGTGGAGCTGCCACTCAGCAAAGAGGAGGCAAAGCGG GTCGTGAGGGAAGCTGCCTACGTCAGGACCTCTAAAGATGTGGGCAAATGGCAGCAGGTGGTTTTACAGAACCGACGGGCGGAACAGCTGGTTTTCCCTCTGAAGCAGGAGATTGCTACAGTTGTACCCCTGGAGCAAGCGGCTTCAGCTTGGAAG GCCCGAACTCCCCTGGAGCAGGAGATCTTTGGACTGCTCCACAAGACGcagcagcccatcacagacccACTCCTGACACCAGAGGAGACAGCCTCGCTGCAGGCAatgagcttggaggag GCCCGGCAGCGGCgggctgagctgcagaaggCTCGGGTCATACAGTCCTACTATGAGGCTAAGGCTCGTCgagagaagaaaatcaagagCAAGAA GTACCATCGtgtgctgaaaaaaagcaagagacgCAAGGCCTTGAAGGAGTTTGAGCTGCTGCATAAGTTGGACCCCGAGGCTGCCTTGGcaaagctggaggagctggagcagctcaggATGCAG gAACGCATGAGTCTTAAGCACCAGAACAAGGGAAAATGGGCCCGCTCCAGGGCCATTATGGCTAAGTATGACCTGGAG GCCCGCAAGGCCATGCAGGAACAACTTGCCAAGAACAAGGAGTTGATGCAGAAGGTGCGAGTGGAGCTGCCTGAGGAGGAACCAGGTGATGTTCCTGAGGAGGACCTCACATCAGTGGCTGTCCCCACCGTCCCTGCGGGTGCCGGCAGAACTAATCCCTGGATGCTGGGCAAGCCCAGTGGCCCAGCCGAGGAGCCCGAGGTACAGGAGGGTCTTGGAGACTTTGCGGTGCCTGGTGCTGCGGAGAGcaaggaggagatggaggaggaggatgaggaggtgTCAGAGGAGGAAGCTCTGTTACAAGACTTTGCGCAGAAACGGCACGTGCGGCAGCAGCGGGCAGGGAGCCCTGAGGGACAAG GTGCTGATGAGACTGATGCGGTTTCTGAACTGCGGAGGGACAGCCCTGTCCACCCTGTCTGTGCGGAGGACCAGACAAGTGTCAGGATCGAGCAGCCTTCCCAGGCCCAGGCGGAGATCCTGCTGttggagcagctgggcagggtgcAGACGATGGAGGACGCTGAGGCTCTGGCCTCAGAGGAGCATGTGgaagagctggagaagctgggggctgcaggagcagaggaacaagtgcagcagcaggaggaaggcagagctgaGGAGAGACGTGTCAAGAAACCACCAGCCAAGAAGAAGATCATTagcctgcaggctgtgctgtctgGGAAGTCCCAGGAGGTTCAGTGCCCCAGCCTGCCTGTGGTcatggaggaggag GAGGGTGGCATCGACCAAAGAGGGGTGATCGCAGAGGCCTTTGCTGGGGATGACGTGGTCGCTGACTTCCGCCAGGAGAAGCACaaggcagagcaggctgcaaaGCCGCAGCCAGTGAACCTGGTGCTGCCGGGCTGGGGTGAGTGGGGAGGCACAGGACTGAAGCCCAgcaccaagaaaagaaaacg ATTCCTGCTcaagccacccccagcccctcccaggaAGGACCAGCACTTGCCCCATGTCATCATGAGCGAGCGGCGCAACATCCATGTGGCAGCACATCAG GTCAGTGAGCTGCCCTTCCCCTTTGAGAGGCACCAGCAGTTTGAGCAGAGCATCCGGACGCCTGTGGGCCCCACGTGGAACACGCAGCGTGCCTTCCAGAAGCTAACTACCCCCCGCGTCATTACCCGAGCGGGCCACATCATCCAGCCCATCTCCGCTGAGGATGTCCCTGACATGGCCACCGAAGCTGGCAGTGGAGCCAAGCCAGCGCTAGAAATTGCGCCcaagcagccagagcagccctTTCGCCACCCGCGCAGGAGAGCACAATAG
- the ZDHHC9 gene encoding palmitoyltransferase ZDHHC9 yields the protein MSVMVARKKVVRKWEKLPGRNTFCCDGRIMMARQKGIFYLTLFLILGTCALFFAFECRYLAVQLSPAIPVFAAVLFLFAMATLLRTSFSDPGVIPRALPDEAAFIEMEIEATNGTVPQGQRPPPRIKNFQINNQIVKLKYCYTCKIFRPPRASHCSICDNCVERFDHHCPWVGNCVGKRNYRYFYLFILSLSLLTIYIFTFNIVYVALKSLKIGFLNTLKETPGTYPSTMQRGWLLQSWVLV from the exons ATGTCGGTGATGGTGGCGAGGAAGAAGGTGGTTCGGAAATGGGAGAAGCTGCCGGGCAGGAACACCTTCTGCTGCGACGGCCGCATCATGATGGCCCGGCAGAAGGGCATCTTCTACCTGACGCTTTTCCTCATCCTCGGCACCTGCGCCCTCTTCTTTGCCTTTGA GTGTCGGTACCTGGCAGtccagctgtccccagccatCCCCGTGTTTGCAGCAGTTCTCTTCCTATTTGCCATGGCTACGCTCCTGCGGACAAGCTTCAGTGATCCTGGGGTGATCCCGAGAGCCCTGCCTGATGAGGCAGCCTTCATAGAGATGGAGATTG AGGCCACCAACGGTACCGTGCCGCAGGGTCAGCGCCCACCCCCACGGATTAAAAACTTTCAAATCAACAACCAGATAGTGAAGCTGAAGTATTGCTACACATGTAAGATCTTCCGTCCGCCCCGTGCCTCTCATTGCAGCATCTGTGACAACTGTGTGG aGCGCTTCGACCATCACTGTCCCTGGGTGGGCAACTGCGTGGGGAAGAGGAACTACCGCTATTTCTACCTCTTTATCCTCTCGCTCTCACTCCTCACCATCTACATCTTCACCTTCAACATAGTCTACGTAGCACTGA AATCTTTGAAGATTGGGTTTCTGAACACGTTGAAGGAAACCCCAGGGACATATCCTTCCACAATGCAGAGGGGTTGGCTTCTCCAAAGCTGGGTGTTAGTTTGA
- the UTP14A gene encoding U3 small nucleolar RNA-associated protein 14 homolog A isoform X2: protein MAEEDWLGVEAAPSASEGEDEGQEDGERRHRRLLEAVSSLSGRKRRKLAERTEASVQVSEFNVSCKGAGEKLVLSELLQPIRPKSALSSVKNELTRVKQKKAVELPLSKEEAKRVVREAAYVRTSKDVGKWQQVVLQNRRAEQLVFPLKQEIATVVPLEQAASAWKARTPLEQEIFGLLHKTQQPITDPLLTPEETASLQAMSLEEARQRRAELQKARVIQSYYEAKARREKKIKSKKYHRVLKKSKRRKALKEFELLHKLDPEAALAKLEELEQLRMQERMSLKHQNKGKWARSRAIMAKYDLEARKAMQEQLAKNKELMQKVRVELPEEEPGDVPEEDLTSVAVPTVPAGAGRTNPWMLGKPSGPAEEPEVQEGLGDFAVPGAAESKEEMEEEDEEVSEEEALLQDFAQKRHVRQQRAGSPEGQGADETDAVSELRRDSPVHPVCAEDQTSVRIEQPSQAQAEILLLEQLGRVQTMEDAEALASEEHVEELEKLGAAGAEEQVQQQEEGRAEERRVKKPPAKKKIISLQAVLSGKSQEVQCPSLPVVMEEEEGGIDQRGVIAEAFAGDDVVADFRQEKHKAEQAAKPQPVNLVLPGWDSCSSHPQPLPGRTSTCPMSS from the exons ATGGCGGAGGAGGACTGGCTGGGAGTGGAGGCGGCCCCGAGCGCTAGCGAAGGCGAGGATGAG gGGCAGGAGGACGGCGAGCGGCGGCACCGGCGGCTCCTGGAAGCGGTCAGCTCCCTCTCCGGACGGAAGCG GCGGAAGCTGGCTGAGCGTACAGAGGCAAGCGTGCAGGTGTCAGAGTTCAATGTCAGCTGCAAAG GTGCTGGGGAGAAGCTGGTTCTGtctgagctcctgcagcctATCCGTCCTAAATCCGCCCTGAGCAGCGTGAAGAACGAACTGACCAGAGTGAAGCAGAAAAAGGCAGTGGAGCTGCCACTCAGCAAAGAGGAGGCAAAGCGG GTCGTGAGGGAAGCTGCCTACGTCAGGACCTCTAAAGATGTGGGCAAATGGCAGCAGGTGGTTTTACAGAACCGACGGGCGGAACAGCTGGTTTTCCCTCTGAAGCAGGAGATTGCTACAGTTGTACCCCTGGAGCAAGCGGCTTCAGCTTGGAAG GCCCGAACTCCCCTGGAGCAGGAGATCTTTGGACTGCTCCACAAGACGcagcagcccatcacagacccACTCCTGACACCAGAGGAGACAGCCTCGCTGCAGGCAatgagcttggaggag GCCCGGCAGCGGCgggctgagctgcagaaggCTCGGGTCATACAGTCCTACTATGAGGCTAAGGCTCGTCgagagaagaaaatcaagagCAAGAA GTACCATCGtgtgctgaaaaaaagcaagagacgCAAGGCCTTGAAGGAGTTTGAGCTGCTGCATAAGTTGGACCCCGAGGCTGCCTTGGcaaagctggaggagctggagcagctcaggATGCAG gAACGCATGAGTCTTAAGCACCAGAACAAGGGAAAATGGGCCCGCTCCAGGGCCATTATGGCTAAGTATGACCTGGAG GCCCGCAAGGCCATGCAGGAACAACTTGCCAAGAACAAGGAGTTGATGCAGAAGGTGCGAGTGGAGCTGCCTGAGGAGGAACCAGGTGATGTTCCTGAGGAGGACCTCACATCAGTGGCTGTCCCCACCGTCCCTGCGGGTGCCGGCAGAACTAATCCCTGGATGCTGGGCAAGCCCAGTGGCCCAGCCGAGGAGCCCGAGGTACAGGAGGGTCTTGGAGACTTTGCGGTGCCTGGTGCTGCGGAGAGcaaggaggagatggaggaggaggatgaggaggtgTCAGAGGAGGAAGCTCTGTTACAAGACTTTGCGCAGAAACGGCACGTGCGGCAGCAGCGGGCAGGGAGCCCTGAGGGACAAG GTGCTGATGAGACTGATGCGGTTTCTGAACTGCGGAGGGACAGCCCTGTCCACCCTGTCTGTGCGGAGGACCAGACAAGTGTCAGGATCGAGCAGCCTTCCCAGGCCCAGGCGGAGATCCTGCTGttggagcagctgggcagggtgcAGACGATGGAGGACGCTGAGGCTCTGGCCTCAGAGGAGCATGTGgaagagctggagaagctgggggctgcaggagcagaggaacaagtgcagcagcaggaggaaggcagagctgaGGAGAGACGTGTCAAGAAACCACCAGCCAAGAAGAAGATCATTagcctgcaggctgtgctgtctgGGAAGTCCCAGGAGGTTCAGTGCCCCAGCCTGCCTGTGGTcatggaggaggag GAGGGTGGCATCGACCAAAGAGGGGTGATCGCAGAGGCCTTTGCTGGGGATGACGTGGTCGCTGACTTCCGCCAGGAGAAGCACaaggcagagcaggctgcaaaGCCGCAGCCAGTGAACCTGGTGCTGCCGGGCTGGG ATTCCTGCTcaagccacccccagcccctcccaggaAGGACCAGCACTTGCCCCATGTCATCATGA